One region of Populus trichocarpa isolate Nisqually-1 chromosome 4, P.trichocarpa_v4.1, whole genome shotgun sequence genomic DNA includes:
- the LOC18097482 gene encoding dof zinc finger protein DOF1.4 has translation MLGNCEKMVVISSTTNEWPQNQIDEKSLMESTGKLMERPSEEVLSQPQQQQQQQALKCPRCDSSNTKFCYYNNYSLSQPRHFCKACKRYWTRGGTLRNVPVGGGCRKNKRVRRPASAVEGANNSVSSANPNPQTPIDHISPTSNHINPLFYGLTSSNPSEMDLPFPGRFNSRVYSAVSGYHDLQPQLNALALGFSSGIMSANDANGFNPTKQIQDVVTSNSLLSSYSNLFGSSTTSTNTTSPTMASLLASSFNQQKSTRAPNLYQNLTVPFEDLQMSGNSESGVGMKGVKIEHDQNRSNWNVPCQNQIEQVGFSDPSMYWNTTNSVGSWHDPANMGSSVLL, from the exons ATGTTAGGCAACTGTGAGAAGATGGTTGTCATCTCTTCAACTACTAACGAATGGCCACAG AATCAGATAGATGAGAAAAGCCTGATGGAATCAACAGGTAAACTAATGGAGAGACCAAGTGAAGAAGTACTTTCACAaccacagcagcagcagcagcaacaagcTCTCAAGTGTCCTCGCTGTGACTCCTCAAACACCAAGTTCTGTTACTATAACAACTACAGCTTATCTCAGCCAAGACACTTTTGCAAGGCTTGCAAGAGATACTGGACGAGAGGTGGAACTTTAAGGAATGTTCCTGTTGGTGGTGGATGTAGAAAGAACAAGCGTGTCAGGAGACCAGCCTCAGCCGTTGAAGGAGCTAATAATTCAGTTTCTAGTGCAAATCCTAATCCTCAAACCCCAATTGACCATATTTCTCCAACTTCAAATCATATTAATCCTTTGTTTTACGGGTTAACTAGCAGTAACCCATCAGAGATGGACCTTCCATTTCCTGGTAGGTTCAATTCAAGGGTGTATTCAGCTGTTTCTGGGTATCATGATCTCCAGCCTCAGTTAAATGCTCTTGCATTAGGGTTTTCATCAGGAATCATGAGTGCTAATGATGCTAACGGTTTTAACCCTACTAAGCAAATCCAAGATGTGGTCACTTCCAATTCTCTTCTTTCAAGTTATTCCAATCTCTTTGGCTCCTCCACAACTTCCACCAACACAACCTCTCCAACTATGGCTTCTTTGCTTGCCTCTAGCTTCAACCAACAAAAGAGTACTAGAGCTCCTAACCTGTACCAAAACTTGACAGTCCCCTTTGAGGACTTGCAAATGAGTGGCAATAGTGAATCTGGGGTTGGTATGAAAGGGGTGAAAATTGAGCATGATCAAAATAGGTCGAACTGGAATGTGCCATGCCAGAATCAGATAGAACAAGTTGGCTTCTCAGATCCTTCAATGTATTGGAACACTACCAATAGTGTGGGTTCATGGCATGATCCAGCTAATATGGGGTCCTCAGTACTTCTTTGA